A genomic segment from Leptospira perdikensis encodes:
- the loa22 gene encoding OmpA family outer membrane lipoprotein Loa22: MMKKGFFLSLILLAGLSLSLTNCSSSEEKETPKDTTSTTGTTSTVSSRDLNAALLDEINVALKDYRYPDGVRRRGFSYKQADIQAEDFKTWAKDNVSYIKDAIAKLPEGYALEVTGHADASGPEEAEGAKKGNGYYSQIRSDAVKDALVKQGIPADKLVTKAAGSSKPISGFDEKDAINRRVTFQVVSK, from the coding sequence CTGATGAAAAAAGGATTTTTTTTAAGCCTCATCCTCCTCGCAGGTCTTTCGCTTTCATTAACGAATTGTTCGTCTTCTGAAGAAAAAGAAACTCCGAAAGACACAACTTCCACTACGGGAACAACATCCACTGTATCTTCCAGAGATCTCAATGCAGCTCTTTTGGACGAAATCAATGTAGCACTCAAAGACTACCGCTATCCAGATGGTGTTCGTCGCAGAGGTTTTAGCTACAAACAAGCGGACATCCAAGCAGAAGATTTCAAAACTTGGGCAAAAGACAACGTTTCTTACATCAAAGATGCTATTGCAAAACTTCCTGAAGGATACGCTCTTGAAGTGACTGGTCACGCAGATGCATCTGGTCCAGAAGAAGCAGAAGGTGCTAAAAAAGGAAACGGATACTATTCACAAATTCGTTCTGATGCAGTGAAGGACGCTCTTGTAAAACAAGGAATTCCTGCGGACAAATTGGTAACAAAAGCTGCTGGTTCTTCTAAACCAATTTCTGGTTTTGATGAAAAAGACGCGATCAACCGTCGTGTAACTTTCCAAGTTGTTTCTAAATAA
- a CDS encoding RluA family pseudouridine synthase: MQIFVTVSEDYDQSRLDVFLKDNAGDDLSRSTVQKWIDSGFVTNKTKEQLATKNGYKVTLGEEYVVNVIARPPSRLEPIPMDIPVLYDEDEFMVIHKKAGIACHSGPGDDQPSLVNGLLHQFKNLSATGGERRPGIVHRLDKPTEGVLIIAKTDRAHAALSKMFQDRLVDKTYYAWVLQAPVESEGTVNLPIGRHPVERVKMCVREDGRMAITHYKTEKIVQTQTGRKFSLMKLGLETGRTHQIRVHMAKMGCPVVGDTLYSRSAKDYTQYGLLLFAKRLEFPHPFIPDKRILVELEFPERFKTFERKCPSY; the protein is encoded by the coding sequence ATGCAAATATTTGTAACTGTTTCCGAAGATTATGACCAAAGTCGCCTGGATGTCTTTCTAAAAGACAATGCCGGAGACGATCTCAGCCGTTCTACCGTTCAAAAGTGGATTGATTCTGGATTTGTGACCAACAAAACCAAAGAACAACTGGCCACTAAAAACGGATATAAGGTGACTCTTGGTGAAGAGTACGTCGTGAATGTGATCGCAAGGCCTCCTTCTCGGCTTGAACCCATTCCCATGGACATTCCTGTTCTTTATGACGAGGACGAATTTATGGTTATCCATAAGAAAGCAGGGATTGCTTGCCACAGTGGGCCGGGAGATGACCAACCTTCTCTTGTGAATGGATTATTACACCAATTCAAAAACCTATCAGCCACAGGCGGTGAACGTCGTCCAGGGATTGTGCATCGGTTGGACAAACCAACAGAAGGGGTTCTCATCATTGCGAAAACCGATCGTGCCCATGCAGCATTATCCAAAATGTTTCAAGATCGGCTCGTGGATAAAACCTATTACGCTTGGGTGCTCCAAGCACCCGTGGAATCCGAAGGAACTGTCAATCTACCGATTGGTCGCCATCCCGTAGAAAGAGTGAAGATGTGTGTGAGAGAAGATGGAAGAATGGCCATCACTCATTATAAAACAGAAAAAATTGTCCAAACACAAACAGGTCGTAAATTTAGTTTGATGAAATTGGGATTGGAAACAGGTCGTACCCACCAAATTCGTGTTCATATGGCAAAGATGGGTTGTCCTGTTGTGGGAGATACTTTGTATTCTCGTTCCGCAAAAGATTATACACAATATGGACTTTTACTTTTTGCCAAACGATTGGAATTCCCACATCCTTTTATTCCCGACAAACGAATCTTAGTGGAGTTAGAATTTCCAGAAAGATTCAAAACTTTTGAAAGGAAATGTCCTAGTTACTAA